In a genomic window of Erigeron canadensis isolate Cc75 chromosome 5, C_canadensis_v1, whole genome shotgun sequence:
- the LOC122600663 gene encoding transcription factor LHW-like, whose translation MDTIQKYSVVKNVLKNLCCSYGWSYGAFWSYDQPNSLLLTLQDTYCDERFGSLIDNLLLQIPLGGGIIGQAAYANKHMWISSEDHYREHTFSGSIWDMFADNGNEFRHQFSSGIKTIAVIPVEPQGVVQFGSSEKIPENMNLVNQTKRMFQEIISGRGSEIALTSSNSQDCHQNEAFASLISSEESCFTGGDGCLMGFNSSSATFDQLPDFGIPEDFFQTGDFNASQWFPPLNPVDYDGKYESECISGTNIDLWGHGGDLRDILAPIIDGSHSSFQSYSNVDCTTLCPKERLFSKLGIDELLEGVSGISNAGSSSCIEGQAYAKRRKTGHSMREEAGPKSQPGLQMLDSYSMSGSSTIVQAKKHVELPKPTKKKAKPGTRPRPKDRQLILDRMAELRQLIPNGEKMSIDCLLDRTIKHMIFLESVTKQADKIRQADKPKHNGVVSSDPSANGVTWACEMGNQTMVCPLIVEDLGDPGHMLIEMLCEEQGLFLEIVDIIRRFGLIILKGVMESRGDKIWAHFIVESEVNKNITRHEIFTALVQFLQTIAPNVDTKCMKTENSILDDFYQPWIQNPVNSTDMPYCVNL comes from the exons atggataCCATACAGAAATATTCAGTTGTCAAAAATGTGCTCAAGAATCTTTGTTGCTCTTATGGATGGTCTTATGGTGCCTTTTGGAGCTATGACCAGCCTAATTCATT ATTATTGACCCTGCAAGATACTTACTGTGATGAAAGATTCGGATCTTTGATCGATAATTTGCTTCTACAAATACCACTTGGAGGAGG GATAATCGGACAAGCTGCTTATGCTAACAAACACATGTGGATCTCCTCGGAAGATCATTACAGAGAACATACTTTTTCGGGTTCAATCTGGGATATGTTTGCG GATAATGGTAATGAATTTCGTCACCAGTTCTCTTCCGGCATAAAG ACGATTGCAGTAATCCCTGTGGAGCCACAAGGAGTGGTGCAATTCGGGTCCAGCGAGAAG ATTCCAGAGAATATGAATTTGGTAAATCAAACAAAAAGAATGTTTCAAGAAATTATAAGTGGTAGAGGATCTGAAATTGCTTTGACTTCTTCAAATAGTCAAGATTGTCATCAGAATGAGGCCTTTGCTTCCTTGATTTCATCAGAAGAATCTTGCTTTACTGGTGGTGATGGCTGCTTAATGGGATTTAATTCTTCTTCTGCTACATTTGATCAACTCCCGGATTTTGGTATCCCAGAAGATTTCTTCCAAACCGGAGATTTCAATGCATCTCAGTGGTTCCCTCCACTGAATCCTGTTGATTATGATGGAAAATATGAGTCTGAGTGTATTTCTGGCACTAACATTGACTTGTGGGGACATGGTGGCGATTTGAGGGACATTTTAGCACCAATTATAGATGGAAGTCACTCGAGTTTCCAATCTTACAGTAACGTTGACTGTACTACCCTTTGTCCAAAAGAAAGGCTGTTTTCAAAACTTGGGATAGACGAACTTTTGGAGGGCGTTTCTGGTATCTCAAATGCTGGCTCGAGTTCTTGCATTGAGGGTCAAGCTTATGCAAAACGAAGAAAAACAGGACATTCTATGCGGGAAGAAGCCGGGCCTAAATCACAGCCAGGTTTACAGATGCTTGATAGTTATAGCATGAGTGGTTCAAGCACAATTGTGCAAGCTAAGAAGCATGTTGAACTGCCAAAACCCACCAAGAAAAAAGCTAAACCAGGGACAAGACCCCGACCCAAAGATCGGCAGTTAATATTGGACCGAATGGCTGAGCTTAGGCAATTGATTCCCAATGGTGAAAAG ATGAGCATAGATTGTTTGTTGGATCGGACCATAAAACACATGATTTTCTTGGAAAGTGTAACGAAACAAGCAGATAAAATAAGACAGGCAGATAAACCGAAG CATAATGGCGTGGTTTCCAGTGACCCGAGTGCCAATGGTGTGACATGGGCTTGTGAAATGGGAAATCAGACGATGGTATGTCCTCTAATAGTGGAGGACCTTGGTGACCCTGGTCATATGCTTATAGAG ATGCTTTGTGAAGAACAAGGACTTTTTCTTGAGATAGTGGACATAATTCGACGTTTTGGCTTGATAATCTTGAAAGGAGTTATGGAGTCTCGCGGGGATAAAATTTGGGCACACTTCATAGTTGAATCAGAG GTGAACAAGAATATAACAAGACACGAGATATTTACAGCGCTCGTGCAGTTTCTACAGACTATAGCGCCAAATGTTGATACCAAGTGCATGAAAACAGAGAACTCGATATTGGATGATTTCTATCAACCTTGGATACAAAATCCAGTGAACTCAACAGATATGCCTTATTGTGTAAACTTGTGA
- the LOC122600971 gene encoding dof zinc finger protein DOF4.6-like, whose translation MDRPHWPQEIVVKPMEEIVQNPTNSTSNNNNNNNNNLSNKPSSSSSSSFERRVRPQKAAAVNCPRCDSTNTKFCYYNNYSLSQPRYFCKTCRRYWTEGGTLRNIPVGGGSRKNKRSSSSISSVSKKLPDLAIPSVSTSSNILSHLHHDHYGQDLNLGFPSTQNFKNFSEYIQQANSNTNATISTTCSGHQISALELLTGITARGTMNNSFMMTSTPIIDQDPNSSAAANYNSVVSMIPMMPEFKVPSSLGFSLNGGGNNNYGNNSLVESSTSSGRNLFPFEELKTTTDHDQQNRDNDDQNGDSNGFWNGMMGGGCSW comes from the exons ATGGACAGGCCTCACTGGCCACAG GAGATAGTAGTGAAGCCAATGGAAGAAATAGTCCAAAACCCCACAAATTCAACtagtaacaacaacaacaacaataataataatctctcAAATAAAccatcttcaagttcttcatcatcttttgaAAGAAGAGTCAGACCACAAAAAGCAGCAGCTGTAAATTGTCCAAGGTGCGATTCGACTAACACGAAATTCTGTTACTACAACAATTATAGTCTTTCACAACCAAGATATTTTTGTAAGACTTGTAGAAGGTATTGGACTGAAGGAGGAACCCTTAGAAATATTCCTGTTGGTGGTGGATCAAGAAAGAACAAAAGATCATCATCTTCTATTTCTTCGGTATCGAAAAAGCTTCCTGATTTAGCTATACCTTCTGTATCTACATCCTCCAATATACTATCTCATCTTCATCATGATCATTATGGACAAGATCTAAATTTAGGGTTTCCATCCACTCAAAATTTCAAGAACTTTTCGGAATACATCCAACAAGCTAATTCGAATACTAATGCCACAATTAGTACTACTTGTTCGGGTCATCAGATTTCGGCTTTGGAATTGTTGACTGGAATTACAGCAAGGGGTACAATGAATAATTCTTTCATGATGACAAGTACTCCTATTATTGATCAAGACCCAAATTCATCAGCAGCAGCTAATTATAATTCAGTAGTATCTATGATTCCAATGATGCCAGAATTCAAGGTTCCATCATCACTTGGGTTTTCTTTAAATGGTGGTGGCAATAATAATTATGGGAATAATAGTCTAGTTGAAAGTAGTACTAGCAGTGGGAGGAATTTGTTTCCTTTTGAAGAGCTGAAAACAACAACTGATCATGATCAGCAAAATAGAGATAATGATGATCAAAATGGTGATTCAAATGGATTCTGGAATGGCATGATGGGTGGTGGTTGTTCATGGTAA
- the LOC122601986 gene encoding WD repeat-containing protein 44-like: MEISEIEDGYFDAHEVFDKLSDSEDDDSSDESLCSTSGVKYDYWIGNLDDSVDERRNRFMKSVGLGSKGVVKDEEIEPEKGCFRDDFVEKVKEDNKQEVLVKESSDFDDGVLIRQPSLSCWSNTGFELQQPSGFVNKNVTFVRHGEEDDLSVKQSFEFGSSSSSRKDNEIGTLLDRRKKVKKGWLKKLNVIAHRITDHHLHHHNQYEPMMFLDGVNCTKTVNVHINKKKSKELSSVYTTQDFPAHNGSISVLKFSHDGRYLASAGDDCIVRIWEITEHHEDPSKYEIQGNDPSKLYFSTNHLSELAPINVDKEKNRKIKKPSELTCVILPPKVFRILEKPVHEFHGHGGEILSLSWSKKGYLLSSSVDKTVRLWQIGHHECIKVFTHNNYVTSVEFNPVDENYFISGSIDGKVRIWEVSGCQVIEWIDNREIVTAVSYYPNGKGCIVGTLDGNCSLYDIIDKRLQLDTHICIMSKKKWPRRITGFQFCPTDSRKVIVSSADSQVRVLCGVNVVGKFKGNRCSGGQMSASFTSDGKHIVSAGDDSNIYMWNHATSDKLYSKAKSNLSSESFFSQNASVAVPWSGIKSIAAAFPSPRLTSTTDALPRSTINSPRKPSLSTSRSFFLESMLKSPPTFPAETLPDSTQVSVSPSMRKSEYRFLRSAYRSTFVAPHTWGLVIVTAGLDGRIRTYLNYGLPVRQ, from the exons ATGGAAATAAGTGAGATTGAAGATGGGTATTTTGATGCACATGAAGTGTTTGATAAATTGTCtgactcagaagatgatgattcatctgatgagaGTTTGTGTTCCACTTCTGGTGTGAAATATGATTATTGGATTGGGAATCTTGATGATAGTGTTGATGAAAGGAGAAATAGGTTTATGAAATCTGTTGGGTTGggttctaaaggggttgttaAAGATGAAGAAATCGAGCCCGAAAAGGGTTGTTTTCGTGACGATTTTGTTGAGAAAGTTAAAGAGGATAATAAACAAGAGGTGTTGGTGAAAGAAAGTTCGGATTTTGATGATGGGGTTTTGATTAGACAGCCTTCTTTGTCTTGTTGGTCGAATACGGGGTTTGAATTACAACAACCATCTGGTTTTGTTAACAAGAATGTAACATTTGTTCGACATGGTGAAGAAGACGATTTATCAGTGAAACAATCATTCGAATTTggttcatcttcatcatcacgAAAAGACAATGAAATTGGGACTTTGTTGGATAGaagaaaaaaagtgaaaaagggTTGGTTAAAGAAACTAAATGTTATAGCACATAGAATCACTgatcatcatctccatcatcataatcaatACGAACCAATGATGTTTTTGGATGGTGTCAATTGTACTAAAACGGTTAATGTGCATATAAACAAGAAGAAATCCAAAGAGTTATCATCTGTTTATACAACACAAGACTTTCCGGCCCATAATGGTTCCATTTCGGTGTTGAAGTTTAGTCATGATGGACGATATTTGGCTAGTGCCGGTGATGATTGTATTGTACGAATTTGGGAGATCACTGAACATCATGAAGATCCAagtaaatatgaaattcaaGGAAATGATCCATCTAAGTTATACTTTTCAACGAATCATCTTTCTGAGTTAGCACCTATCAACGTAGATAAGGAGAAAAACCGAAAGATTAAGAAACCGTCAGAATTGACTTGTGTTATTTTACCACCTAAAGTATTTCGGATATTGGAGAAGCCTGTGCACGAGTTCCATGGTCATGGTGGTGAAATCTTGTCCCTTTCCTGGTCAAAGAAAGGG TATCTTTTATCGTCATCGGTTGATAAAACTGTAAGATTGTGGCAAATTGGGCATCATGAGTGCATCAAAGTTTTTACTCACAACAACTATG TGACATCTGTAGAATTTAATCCTGTGGATGAAAACTATTTCATTAGCGGTTCAATTGATGGAAAGGTACGCATTTGGGAAGTCAGTGGCTGTCAAGTTATAGAATGGATTGATAATCGAGAAATTGTGACTGCAGTATCCTATTATCCAAATGGAAAG GGATGCATTGTGGGAACATTAGATGGAAACTGCAGTCTTTATGATATCATAG ATAAACGGTTGCAACTCGATACTCATATATGTATAATGTCCAAAAAGAAGTGGCCAAGACGAATAACTGGCTTTCAG ttCTGCCCAACCGACTCAAGGAAAGTTATAGTTTCCTCTGCTGATTCACAAGTCAGGGTTCTTTGTGGCGTCAACGTTGTTGGAAAATTTAAGG GAAACCGATGTTCAGGAGGGCAGATGTCGGCATCTTTTACTTCTGATGGAAAACATATTGTATCGGCTGGTGATGACTCAAACATATACATGTGGAACCACGCTACATCAGATAAGCTCTACTCAAAAGCCAAAAGCAATTTATCCAGTGAAAGTTTCTTCTCTCAAAACGCTTCTGTTGCCGTCCCGTGGTCTGGAATTAAGAGCATAGCAGCAGCTTTTCCATCACCAAGATTAACCAGCACAACCGACGCTCTTCCAAGAAGCACGATAAATTCACCAAGGAAACCCTCATTATCCACAAGCCGGAGCTTTTTCTTGGAGTCAATGCTGAAAAGCCCACCTACGTTTCCAGCAGAAACTCTTCCAGATTCGACTCAAGTTAGTGTTTCTCCTTCAATGCGGAAATCAGAGTACAGGTTCTTAAGAAGTGCTTACAGGAGCACTTTTGTTGCACCACATACATGGGGTTTGGTGATTGTCACTGCAGGTTTGGATGGCCGGATCAGAACATATCTCAATTACGGGCTACCAGTCAGGCAATGA